ACCGTTACTTTCTTGGATACCCAAAGAACTTAGAGTTTTAGCAAAACAAGTATTGTCAGAACTCCCAGGAATTCAATTTTCAGAATTGGGAAGTGAATTAGGGTTGAAGAGATTAGTGATGGAATTAATAACTGAAGTATTGCCCGAATTGAAAGGTGTTATGAAAGAGAGTTCTATAGATTATACTGATGATGGTGATGAATTTTCTGCTGCTTCAGCTAGAACTCCTGTTGCTTATGCCATTGTTGCTGCTTATCAGTTTAGATGGTTTGTCACTCAGGTGAGTTTTTTTTTGTCAactacggttccttgagtatttacTATTCCTGTACTAGTAGATGGGATCTTATGCACACAAGGATGCAGGGCATGTGGGTCTTATTATCAACTGCAGTGATGTACTTTTCGAAGTAGCTTGCTAGCATTTCTCATGAATATTGATTGTATCAGGTTGAATATCCACATTTAGGAAAGTTATGTTCTTTGGTGATACCTTGTGCATTAACAGCTATAGATCATTGGTCGCCTGAAGTCAAAGTAAGTCTTTTTTACGATCTAGTTTGTTTAGTGAAATGAGATTTAGTTGCATAGAAAGAACTAATAACCGTGTTTGTGTATCATTTGTTTCATTTCAGGGACAAGGCATGTTGAGTTTCATACATCTGGCGAAGAATGTGAATGCTGCTGAATTTGGTGTTTATGAGGATGTGATTCTTGATATTTGTTGTAAAAACATTGCTGCGACTGATGAATTATGGCATTATGTGGTTGAGATGTCAGTGCTTATGGTGACTTGTACCCAGCGAAAGAACCCTCGCAGCTCATGGTATGACTTACTTGTTCTTGCAAACTAGAAACTTCTATTTCTCTGACACTGATGGTTCTGGTGGGACTTGTTTTAATAGGTTTGAGAGGATGATGAATGAAATGTTAAGTCATTTAGAGCGTCAACCAAGGCATAAAGATCGTCGTAATTCATGGCTTGAACTTATCGAACCTGTTTTTAACAGCATGGGGATTGTCTTATTGGCACACTTTAGACGCATTTTTCCACTTCTTTTTCAGTGGATGCATGCTGATGATGATAGAACAGTTATACTGGTAAAGTCCCATTTCTTCACTAATATAACGTGTCCATAATTGTTGTTAGAAGAT
This portion of the Papaver somniferum cultivar HN1 chromosome 11, ASM357369v1, whole genome shotgun sequence genome encodes:
- the LOC113323221 gene encoding uncharacterized protein At2g39910-like translates to MVKPSSEIHQNLINLSEPINQTLLTTPYIPPEGTNISVKSILESLLPNNNHNSHKDIQTEIKDFCLCCALLASIDTVQNISPLLSWIPKELRVLAKQVLSELPGIQFSELGSELGLKRLVMELITEVLPELKGVMKESSIDYTDDGDEFSAASARTPVAYAIVAAYQFRWFVTQVEYPHLGKLCSLVIPCALTAIDHWSPEVKGQGMLSFIHLAKNVNAAEFGVYEDVILDICCKNIAATDELWHYVVEMSVLMVTCTQRKNPRSSWFERMMNEMLSHLERQPRHKDRRNSWLELIEPVFNSMGIVLLAHFRRIFPLLFQWMHADDDRTVILVLERVQTIIKLTWIRNTPYTERLVEELTVTHKEAALRRSREEIRNQVLQILVLLQKCKGTQFEAVWDKYRDDPNLRTLSSSLCKETAAVVAH